The nucleotide sequence CGGTGAAGGGATCCGACACCGGCGTCGACCTGGTCGACCTCATCGGCGCGAGCACCGTCCAGGTCATCAAGGCCCAGCGGGGGAGCGACCCGGCGAAGACCGTCGCGCGCAGCGACTGGGAGGACGTCCCATCCGGCTGGAGCGTCGTCGAGGACACCCCCGCCACGCGCACGATCGTCCGCGACACCCCCCTGAAGGGCGCGGGCGGCATCGCGTGGTCGTCTGGCGGCACGCGGGTGACGCTGCTGCACGACGACCCGATGGGATCCACCTTCCGGGTCGACGCCGCCCCGGCGGACGGCGGCACGGTCGCCCTCGCGCTCATCCCGTGGCCGGGCTACCAGGTGTCGGGCGCCGAGCTGCGCGCGAAGCCGGTCGACGGCTTCCTGCTCGGCGTGGACGTCTCCGCGGCGGACGTCGGCAAGACCGTCACGGTGTCGTTCTGGAGCCCGGGTTGGCAGGTGCAGGTCGCGTCCGCCGTGCTCGTGATCCTCCTCACGGCGGCATGGGCGATCGGCCGCCTCGTCGTGCGTCGCCGCCGTCGGGTGACCGCACGATGACCGGCCTGCCGCCGCGCGTCGTCGCGGTCGTCGTCGCCTGGAACCGGCGGGAGCTCGTCGTCGAGACGCTGGCTGCGCTGGCCGCGCAGACGGTGCCGCTGCACGACGTCGTCGTCATCGACAACGCCTCGACGGACGGATCGGCGGACGTCATCCGCACGCGGTTCCCGGAGGTCGCGCTCACGACGCTGCCGACCAACACCGGGGGCGCCGGCGGGTTCACCGCGGGCATCGAGCGCGCGCTCTCGGCCCACGACGCCGAGCTGGTGTGGCTGATGGACGACGACACCGTCCCGGATCCCACCGCGCTCGAGGAGCTGCTGCGGGCCCGCGGCGCCGCCCCGCGCGGCACGGTGGTCCTCGCGTCCGCCGTGCGCTGGACGGACGGCCGCCCGCACCCCATGAACACGCCGCGGACCAGGCCGTCGGCGAGCCGCGGCAGCGTCGCGCGCGCCGCACGGCACGGCTGCACGCCCGTCCGCACGGCGTCCTTCGTGTCGATGATGATCGAGGTCGACGCCATCCGCGCCCACGGGCTGCCGATGGCCGACTACTTCCTCTGGAACGACGACTTCGAGTACTCGGCGCGCCTGCTGCGCCAGGGTCGCGGATACCTCGTGCAC is from Clavibacter sp. A6099 and encodes:
- a CDS encoding glycosyltransferase, which encodes MTGLPPRVVAVVVAWNRRELVVETLAALAAQTVPLHDVVVIDNASTDGSADVIRTRFPEVALTTLPTNTGGAGGFTAGIERALSAHDAELVWLMDDDTVPDPTALEELLRARGAAPRGTVVLASAVRWTDGRPHPMNTPRTRPSASRGSVARAARHGCTPVRTASFVSMMIEVDAIRAHGLPMADYFLWNDDFEYSARLLRQGRGYLVHGSTVEHRTRAFGSTDVDPGARFVFEVRNKIWMLRLSRALAPAERVLYAGAALVGWARTIARSADRPLLVRGLVDGIRQGLGRRPRPAAEVLADLGGITEGVRRIEAGAGRS